The genomic stretch ctttctaatgcatcaatcatggtggccaaagaaatgatcaggcatggctATAAACCTGGGAAGGGGCTTGGGAGATCATTGCAAGGAATAGTTGAACCTATCACCCTGAGTGCCGGTGAAaagttctttggggtaggctTCCGACCTACTCCAGCTGATGTAAATGGGCAGAGATAGAAAAAATGATAGTTGTGTCTTGCCTCAGCCGGTACCGCATCTGTACAGAACATTTTTTAAGCCGaaatacaatgaggaagaggaagatgaggcctTTACAGCCGAAGAAATCGAAGAAATATGTGGGGCCATGAGGAACTGTATGAATCCCACATGGTTCAACCACgggaaggctcaagcaccgctgaggtgctgtatatgggacctaatgccaaactgcagaattggaaggctacgccattcccgatcaagcgggagtcccggtagacctgtcctgccactttttcttcatcacgagttattccagggtgtaactcggatgttttctttagtttcttgtcttttaatttccaatgtTAACcctgaaatgaaatcaatatttcatcattcatctttctttattccttctgatttttgttattttctcttcatttcttctttcagttctaataatgcggctttaaataacatgacatgcttgcaaaCTTTATTCCCAGATCCAAACATGCTGTCTAACTgggaaataatgaaccaagaaccagactatgatgaagaagaggcttttagggaaataaatcgagaattagagaaatttgagaataaacctaagccaaacatAAATGATACTGATCTAGTAAATTTGGGTAATTCAGAAGAGGTCCAATagaccatgataagcattcacgcaAATGAAAGAACTAGGATTGCTTtggtccaacttttgtttgagttcaaagatgtgtttgcttggtcatatgacgacatgccaggactCAGTgatgatttggtggttcataattTGCCAACTTACCCTGATTATCCCCCTGTTCAgcaaaagcagagaaagtttaaaactgatatcagtgacaagattaaagaagaggtcacaaaacagttgaaagcgggggtgatTCGAGTGGTTTGATACACAACTTGGTTAaagaatgtagttccagtgccaaatAAAGACGGGAAAACCCAAGTGTGTGTGGACTACagggatctgaacaaagcaagtcctaaggtCAATTTACctttgccaaatatccacatcctcgttgacaactgtgccaaacatgagatacagtcttttgtggattgttacactGGGTATCATCAAGTCCTAATGgctgaggaagatgcagagaagacagtgTTTACAACACCTTGGGGAACCtattgctacagggtcatgccttttggtctgaagaatgtcgAGGCAACCTATATGAaagccatgaccaccattttccattatatgatgcaccaagagatagaggtgtatgtggacgacatgatcatcaagtccaagacTCAAGATGACCATGTGcgggatttgagaaaattctttgagcgacTGCGTAAATATGATCTGAAGCTGAatccagccaaatgtgcattcagggttccaTCTGGTAaacttttgggattcatagtcagtcggaggggcatcgagttagatccaaccaagataaagtccattcgagatttccctcctccaagaaccaagaaagatgttatgcGTTTGCTCGGAAGATTGCACTACATCAGCCAATTCATTGCCTAGTTGACATCCACATGTGAACCCATTTTCAAGCTATTAAGAAAGACGCAGAAATTAAATGAACAGGCGAGTGCGAAGAAGCTTTTAACAAAATCAAAGTATACTTGTCAGACCCACCAGTATTGGTCCCATCTGAACCACGGAGGCCTCTTTTCttatatctgacagtcttggagaattcttttggatgtgtCCTCGGACAACATGACGTTACCGGGAGTAAGGAACAGGAAAAATACTAtttgagcaaaaagttcacaagctacgaggccaaatataccttgttggaaagaacttgctgCGCTTTAACTTGGgttgctcagaagctgaggcattacctACTGGCCTACATCACCTACCTCATTACCAGGTTGGACCCTTTaaagtatatattccagaaaccaatgcccactgggaggtttgcaaagtggcagatcttgctcaccgAATTTGACGTAGTCTacgtcactcgcacggcaatgaaagcccaggcattagcagatcactTGGATGAAAACCcagttgatgatgaataccaacctttgaacACCTACTTCCCTaatgaagaggtaaattcagttgaggcaatatccgaggacgccaatgcttggaaaatgttctttgatggagaggtaaacgcaaaaggtgttggaattggggccatcttgatctcacccaatggtcaacattatccggccACATCTAGGCTTCGGTtcttctgcacaaacaacactgccgagtatgaagcttgcattatgggtatgaacatggcaatccaccaagatgtcgaagagctagtgatcatgggagattcagattttattatccgacaagctcaaggagaatgggaaacccaatatgtcaagcttattccttataaGCAACATGTGGAAGAACTTGGCAAGTGATTCAAGTcgtagagttcaggtacatccctcgttgccacaatgaactagctgatgcacttgctactttggcatcaatgctgccatacccaggcaatgcccacattgatcccttggaaatccaaattagGGAAAGGCACAGCTACTTTAATACTGTTGAGGCAGAACcaaatgttcagccatggtatcatgacatcaaaagatttttgaaaaccaaagaataccccgagcaagccagtggagaccaaaagagaaccattagatggCACGTGAGTGGTTTATTCTTGAGCggtgatgtcttgtacaaaaggactccggatctcaacttgttaagatgtatTGATGTcgaagaggctggaagaatcatatatgaagtgcacgcaggagtgtgcggaccctACATGAAcgagtatgttttggcaaagaaaatcctccgagcagggtactactggatgaccatggaaagagactgcttcagttttgttcggaagtgtcatcagtgtcaagtgcacggtgatttgattcatacACCTCCTATGGAATTGCATCCTATGTCAGCGCCCTGGCCATTCGTTGCATGGGGCATAGACgttattgggccaatcgagccaaaagccttGAACGGGCACAAATTCATACTGGtcgccatcgactattttactaaataggttgaagcaatcactctcaaatccgtcaccaagaaagttatggtagattttgtgcactccaatcttatctgcCATTTTGGTATCCCTGCAACTATTATCACGGACAAAGatacaaacttgaatagtcatttgatgggagagttatgcgaacaatttaagatAAAGCATCGGAATTCTACTCCCTATCGCCCTAAAGCCAATGGTGCCGTTGAAGcagcaaaaacaaaaacatcaaaaagattttgagaaagatgatcctAAGTTCTaggtagtggcatgaaaagctaccctttgcattgttgaactatcgcactactgtgcgctCATCAATCGGAGCAACTCTGTATCTTTTAGTTTATGGTACTGAAgtcgtaatacccgcagaagtcgatatcccttctctccggatcattgttgaagctgaaatcaaagacagtgagtgggtcaaaacccatttggaacaGTTGACCCTGATTGACGAAAAGCGGATGGCCGTagtttgccacgggcagttgtatcaacaaagaatggcccgtgcctacaacaagaaagtgcggcctagaaattttgaagtggggTAACTCATTCTGAGGCATATTCTCCCCCATCATCAAGAGGCAAAAGGGAAATtttctccaaattggaaaggcccatacatcatcagaaagaAATTGTCAAGAAGAGTAGTGtacttgggagacattgaaggaaatgatcccaaagcagctgtaaatgcagatgcaatcaAGAGGTACTATGTCTAATCTTTCTGCAATGACAACATTGtctgattgggatgacgaaggctttcattctcgctatcCCAAACACTTATTGGCTAACCCttttgagctggttacttttctttcattcccctctttggaacccAAGGATTCTtgtaaaaaaacaaacaaaaatgttttccctgaactatgttcgacttgattccgaaacgatacgtaggcagcctctctctggggttcagtcacaccgaAACAAAAATTCAATTTCCCCCCAAAAGTGAAATTGGGGCATATGTTATAATGATTTAGTGATGATACCGCCCGAACGGTTCCAAAGTTAtaattcgatccaagttctttttacccaaacctgATTCatgtccttccgatcaatcggcaaaAGGTTTTTCAAAATAGGAGAACGCGGTCTTTTGGATCAGGtgcaatcaagatgagagaaataaaatgagagagtcttattggtgaaaacccacgaGCACCATAAGTTGAcggtgagcagagaaattgaaaatgagagagtctagTTATTTAAAACTCgtaaaagagcactataaggcgatggtgagaagagaaatgagagaggtcgattggtaAAAACCCGAAAAAGGCATCGTTGATCGAAAAGAAAGAAACCCTCACCACCACTGGTACTGAAAgggtcctggcaaggttcctcgTTTACTAAACATGGGTCGCAATAGGTATGTGAGAAGTCGGATTAGTTGTGtggatcgggtatccagtccaagaagcatgtcatgtctatttgaAGTCTGCATGTATCGCAGATAAGTCCGTTTCTTCTTCctcgaaagggacacttctccttaaattcattttcttgtcctttgtttacttttccttgaatccctttcggtctaactttgTTCCGAAGCTAAtgcaaagaaaaggtggcaagattggttttacaagGTTCTGCTTAATAAAAGCAAAGTCCAAataaaagtacccagcctcagcgggtgcatcaagttGATCCTGACTGGCCATGATAACTGATGTTTTGAAATCAGagtttattgaaaatgaaaagcaATTCCAAGTCAAAGTCCCTAGAGGCAGAATAAAATGAAAGGGCCAAAGCTTATAAGCCATTATGAgaaattttgaaaagttgagCTCCTCAGTTTTAGGAtagagatcaatcttcagaaaagccAGCAAGCAGCAGAGGTTCCAACCAAAAGAGTTGAGccaagatcaagtgatcaaaaatgatgaaggccacaaaaccaaccacagtttcaaactaacaattgttctatgtttgaaaagttgaaacaggtgtaacCCAAAGCAACCATGCGAGAAGCAGGTGCCACCGAAAGGGAAAAGATGCGCAAGAGCTAGAAATAGCTTGCCGCAACAACCACTCCAAATAAGGGAAGTTCACTCCAAGTTTCTTTCCCGTATTTTATTGAAAaatggaaattgaaaaaaagaaagagaagtaaaaaaaaattgttagcTTGGGACTCCCAACCTCAATCTTTTAAgccctttttaccaacattagggcttcaatccctaagttgagattttttagacatagggcctccattctctagtcgccttttaccaacattagggctccagtccctgagttacatttttagacatagggcctccattacctagtcgccttttttgccaacattagggctccaatacttgaatagagatttttagacatagggcctccattccctagtcgccttttttaccaacattagggctccaatccctgagttgaaatttttagacatagggcctccattccctagtctccttttaccaacattagggctccaaccccttagttgagtttttagacatagggcctccattccctagtcgccttttaccaacattagggttccaaccactgagttgagtttttagacatagggcctcctttccctagtcgctttttaccaacattagggctccaatccctaagttgaataTTTAGACATGGGCCCTCCATTCCCTAGTggtcttttaccaacattagggctccaatccctaagttgagatttttttagacatagggcctccattccctagtcgccttttaacaacattagtgctccaacccttgagttgagtttttagacataggccctccattccctagtcgccttttaccaacattagggctccaacctctgagttgagtttttagacatagggcctccattccctagtcgccttttacaaacattagggctccaacccctgagttgagtttTTATACATAGAGCTTCCATTCCCTACTCGcattttaccaacattagggctctaatacctgagttgaattttttttagacatagggcctccattccctagtcgcctttttccaatattagggctccaatccctgagttgagatttttttagacatagggccttcattccctagtcgccttttaccaacattagggctccaatccctgagttgagattttttagacataatgcctccattccctagtcgccttttaccaatattagggctccaatccctgagttgagtttttttttagacatagggcctccattccctagttgccttttaccaacattagggctccaatcgctgagttgagatttttttagacatagggcctccattccctagtctccttttaccaacattagggctccaatccctgagttgagtttttagacatagggcctccattccctagtcgccttttaccaacattagtgCTCGAATCCATGAGTTGAGTTtgttttagacttagggcctctattccctagtcgctttttaccaacattagggctccaatccctgagttgagattttaggcatagggcctctattccctagtcgccttttgccaacattagggctccaattcctgagttgagttTGTAGATATAAGGCTCCATTCCTTAATCTTTCCTCTTAAACACACAATccttattttattgctttcaatagagAAATAATGTAGGTTTTAGTTgcaaataactcatgaaattttcccagtgaaaactagggcagaaaaattttgttcatTTGTTTGTTTTGTGTGTCTGGGCAGGTTTTACCTCAAGGCACAGGATTCAAGATGACCAAAAGAATTAGTCTcaatccagaacaaagaaaataaggaaaagaacaaaagaagtggATTCAAAAGGTTAAAGCGGAGAAAGATGCGAACTGCCCAAGATATGAtttaagtcacaagcttcgcatgtcccgccttgaccCAAAGCTGAGgaaagaactagcacctacagctgacgagcatcaagattcagatcggagtccatAGCAAGaaccagctaagactcaagatcaagcctcaagagatttatagataggaatcttgtaactcgtagttgatagatttagctagcttagctttttacttttaattttggtgtaataaggagctcagcaagcagaaacagcagcaacaccagtgaaatcacagctttctCGGTAGTCcaagctaccaaaactttcagaactacactgacctaattcctttatagccaaggatatgtaggcaacctttgaagcaaggttcggtcagactctttttaaaaaatgcttctcatggagttttaaacgggcaaaaatccctcataattgcttattttatctttgcccgaaaacccttcgtgtctccgaacaaagaggggcagctgtgagcacgtgatttttgccccacaTGGGTTACTCATACAGAATTCCAATAATTAGGtttcttcttttaattatttgttattttagggatttttgtaggatttttatttaattatttgtatttttgtgcatgtttaagttttatttaaattatgaaaaataccaaaatatcatgcattgcatttaggatttatttttgtaatttttaggattaattaattaattaattattttctttattaaaaataaaaatcacaaaattggccaatttctacatttttttcctttttattgatttttatcttttaatttaggattaaagtagcttttatagttttgtaattaattaattagtttaatttttcatattaggtaatttaggatttttaattaaaaaaaagaagaaagaaagaaaagaatttgaaaataaaagaaaaaagaagagggTAATTTCCGGAATTGGGTCCCAAAAGAGCCCAAATTTTATCCCAAACCCGTCGAAATAACCAGGCCCAAAATTGGTTCACCCGGTCTATTTCATGTGACCCCAAACGACCTCGTTTTATCCCAAATTGATCCCAGTCGTTGGATCTTATCAATCCAACGGCCCGGAACAGATCTGTCCTTTACCATATAACTGTCTTAATGCGACCCCCCCCCCTCAATTCAACCCTCAGTCAGTCTCTCCTCTCTCTCAAAAGATCAAACCCTAGCTGCCCATATACTCCATCGTCTCTCCACCGCAAACCACTCACTGGAAATCGCTTCACGGCGGTTCCAGTGGTCCAATCACCCTAAAAATAACACCACAGATTCCCCTCCATCTCCTCCTTCCAAATCTCTACTCCTCTTTCCTCGATCCCCGCCGAGTTcttcgaatcttgaatcgaaAAAGTCGGCTGAAACCCTAAGTCGCCCAAAGagccccaaattcacaccatggGATCCTCATCCCCTCCTCATTCTAAATACCCAATCAATTTTCTTCAAATCCCCACTGAATAGCTCAAATCTCATATCTAAGATTCAAACCAAAAAAAACCTAATCTTCTCAAATCAACCCCAAAGCTTCGATGCTTCTTCTTCCTTTGAGTTTAGGCTTTCAGAAGTCTTTTCCCTCAAGGAGATCCAGTCAAAACCATGCAGAGCTGGATCCCTTGGAGGAAAAGACCTTTTTTGGTCAAGGCGAGCACGGGCTTCATAAGCTTCTTTCGTTTTTTCCAGTCCCAACGGTAAGTTTCTGTCACTTGTTTTTCccattcttcttttcttctttctttctccctctttatttttcaAAAGACGAGTTAGTGTTCTTCGTAATTTGATTTTCAGTTCTGTAAATTTGATTGTTTAgttagtaatttttttttgttctaGAATGCATTAGTTACTCCAGTTTGTTTTGTTCAAGTTTCATTAGGTTTTGCTGATTTAGTATTAATTCCAGATTAATCTAGCTTATTAGAATAATTAGCACTTTCAGTTATTTTAGTGTGAATGCATCATTTTAATTAGCCTTTAAGTCTGGTTTGATTTCATGAGCTTATTATGATTTGGTTTCATATGTCAATTGAAGCATGTTGAATATGGTATCTTTAATTTTGATTGCATTAGATTAATTAGGGTTAATGTGAGAGACATAGACAACCTAATTGCTCTTTTCTTCTTTATGTTTCTGTGAGATATTTAATTGATGAAAACATGTTCGAATCTCATGAGCTAGAGTAATTAGGTttccattttctttcattttaggcTCAAGTCCTTAATTAGGTGTAGATAATTTATTCACTCTGTTTCTGTCATCAGTTTAGTTTGAAATTAGTGTACTTTAGGGTTAATTAGATAAGCAACCTTTATTGATCAATAGGTTAGTTTTAAGTCAGAACTAAATCAACAGGTGTGCTTCGGCATGATAATTTGGTTTCTTAAAGGCTTTCTAGTTTTATTTGGCTTGATTTGGAAATCAATAGAACTTTAAGGGGGCCTTATTTAAATTGGAAAGTCTACGTAACACCTGGAATAATTGATAACCTAAGTGGTAAAAAGGGATTTTTACTTAGGCTAAAATCAGAAAGTTCTAGAACTTAGGATAGTTGTCCCTATCCTTAGCCAATGCAGATAATGGATAAGAGACAAAGGACAAACAACTGTTAAAAGATGTTGTACTAttctaaaatttaaaaaaaaaataggtcaGAATATTTCTTTTGTGATGGTTTTTGTATACTCTATAAGAGGGAAACATTCCCTCACTCAGACGAAGATTTCAGGCACTAATTTACTGCACAAAAATCACTCTCTCTTCTGTTGAAAAAGACTAGGTTTCAAATTTTGAGAAAATCTTTCCTCCTAGGTTCTCTTAAAAAAGCTGAAAAGATGATTTGAAGTAGAAGGTTTCTTTACTGGTTTTTCTTGGCTCTAAGGCTGAACTTTGGTGTGATTTGGTTGTTGTTTGTTGCTTGTTGTGGCTCACCATATTCTGGAAAAGTTCAACTGTTTAGTGACCTTTATCTGGTCTTTCTTTGAATCATCTATAGGTATATAACCATGTTTTAGCTATGAGAATGACTCCACTTGTGCAATCTGAAGTTATTCATGACTATGTGTGTAGGGTTGTATGtttcaataatagaaatcaatGTGTTGTTGTTCTTCATTAGCTTTTCATGTGTCTTTCTATGCATTTCAGTATGTAGGAAAATGTTTTAAAAGAAACAGCATAAATAAGCTTTGCCTTATAACAACATTTAGTTGGTATTGTTTATAatgttttctttttccccttcatCTGATTCCCTCTACTCAACCTactgttttcatttttctttttttttcctttggttGTTTGGTCATGAGTTGTAGTCTGTTGGTTCAGCCATCAGTTGGCTGGATCAATTGGCTTTGAAAGCTTTAAAGTGGGATCTACATGTCAAGAAAGAAGATGAGGCTGCTATGGACAAGTCATGTTCAAAAGGAGCAAGGGTCTTCTATTAATATACAAATCTGTAATAGCTTAGTTTATCATTTTGCATACTTGTTTCAAGAAAACAATAGCATAAGTTTAAACAGCAAAGTAGAGCTCTTTATTAATGTAAAGTTGTTATTTAATTCTAAGGGTTATGTAATTTTAGGATTGTCTAAACGTTGAATCAAACTTACATTTCACAAGCTAGGCTGCAATTAATGTGCCTGAGCGTGTGTGCTTGGTAAGTTTAAATTATGATTCTGTAATTAAGATGTTTCTGGCTGCAGTTTTAGAGATTCAAGTGTTTGGTTTGGACTTGGTCAAGCGTGAGCCAAAACAGCCTGTTGAAAGTCACATGTGGGTTGGCCTTTGCTTGAGTTCATTCTTTGCCTTTAGGGCCTAATTTCGGGCCAAAATGACTTTTGAGCTCATT from Nicotiana sylvestris chromosome 12, ASM39365v2, whole genome shotgun sequence encodes the following:
- the LOC138883852 gene encoding uncharacterized protein, translating into MAEEDAEKTVFTTPWGTYCYRVMPFGLKNVEATYMKAMTTIFHYMMHQEIEVYVDDMIIKSKTQDDHVRDLRKFFERLRKYDLKLNPAKCAFRVPSGKLLGFIVSRRGIELDPTKIKSIRDFPPPRTKKDVMRECEEAFNKIKVYLSDPPVLVPSEPRRPLFLYLTVLENSFGCVLGQHDVTGSKEQEKYYLSKKFTSYEAKYTLLERTCCALTWVAQKLRHYLLAYITYLITRLDPLKYIFQKPMPTGRFAKWQILLTEFDVVYVTRTAMKAQALADHLDENPVDDEYQPLNTYFPNEEVNSVEAISEDANAWKMFFDGEVNAKGVGIGAILISPNGQHYPATSRLRFFCTNNTAEYEACIMATCGRTWQVIQVVEFRYIPRCHNELADALATLASMLPYPGNAHIDPLEIQIRERHSYFNTVEAEPNVQPWYHDIKRFLKTKEYPEQASGDQKRTIRWHVSGLFLSGDVLYKRTPDLNLLRCIDVEEAGRIIYEVHAGVCGPYMNEYVLAKKILRAGYYWMTMERDCFSFVRKCHQCQVHGDLIHTPPMELHPMSAPWPFVAWGIDVIGPIEPKALNGHKFILVAIDYFTK